A region from the Lolium perenne isolate Kyuss_39 chromosome 4, Kyuss_2.0, whole genome shotgun sequence genome encodes:
- the LOC127295781 gene encoding uncharacterized protein isoform X2: MASTSSNHTKHRRIGEDDEEEEEEELERFDDFTIASTWERFISEIEAICRQWLADGPKNLMQKGAESVLSFENLCMVKRELKHGKRVYSMEYHFMKSAKGKYSYWDDDTHSTQLSFGVDEFLIIAPLSASGVVLDDPESTKLLSSVAIALSNCGSNWPAFVPVHDPSRKAYIGIQNMGTVFTRRFEADRIGSQVPIRLMHLEGLHELFLSKFVLSSTDFPAKVKVNFSMKLTYRTPEHDYDHEETLDSEATESIPEHGIASQPRKQWDDDCPWAEWYSAEDPVKGFELTAIWGEKMFEESLEMAEVENASSFDADSWLLHPVVSPYMVDDSIGKFVGFASQLHLLVNALESSGEAQFLEDYVADNSGPDNSKSSVAVPPPSVVDRVMKDIFNDEVGKSNYVEAGSKFGRALKGAPSDSLFAQFCLHALWFGNCNIRAIAVLWIDFVREIRWCWEESEQLPRMKSSSSIDLSACLIHQKLQMLAICIERKKSLNHEKDTNHADKEGTSNSMAPNKIRKGSAGIVPSLMLINTFQEMHIPYTQDAPLMTEDMHEERLHAAEAFGSAAGLSGQLERDILASAANPDAAFEDFIRWHSPGDWVSEGNGDGNSAWPPKGRLSQRMSEHGNMWRKIWNDAPALPVSEQKSLLDSIREGEKVVHYLETLRPQQLLEQMVCTAFKSSADILNKTTYGSFKLMKTKMDQLYATMASTLKSLQGNSDTSDMAGDLKRLCQVFEHIEKLLIFAASIHRKLIDAPRLAQSVFTDYFNYYLPKMGTSLESICYEKEFTTKEKVGMLEREAVSSLFRPPTANQSWRKVLSMGNLLNGHEPIQREIVFSVLEKLSNGHYSSPTPLCTDEQIETHRMYISGTSNDLWVALSVTSWD; this comes from the exons atggcctccacctcctccaaccaCACCAAGCACCGCCGGATCGGagaggacgacgaggaagaggaggaggagg AGCTCGAGCGGTTTGATGATTTCACCATCGCTTCAACATGGGAGAG GTTTATATCCGAGATTGAGGCTATTTGTCGTCAATGGCTAGCAGATGGCCCAAAGAACTTGATG CAAAAAGGTGCGGAGAGTGTGCTTTCCTTCGAAAACTTGTGCATGGTTAAGCGCGAACTGAAGCATGGGAAAAGAGTCTACTCTATGGAGTATCATTTTATGAAGTCTGCAAAAG GGAAATATTCATACTGGGATGATGATACACATAGCACACAACTATCTTTTGGAGTGGATGAGTTTCTG ATAATTGCTCCCTTGAGTGCCAGCGGTGTCGTTCTTGATGATCCTGAATCAACTAAGCTTTTGAGTTCTGTAGCAATTGCTCTGTCCAATTGTGGCAG CAATTGGCCAGCATTTGTACCAGTGCATGACCCTTCACGAAAAGCATATATAGGAATCCAAAACATGGGAACAGTATTTACTCGAAGGTTTGAAGCTGATCGAATTGGTAGCCAGGTCCCAATACGACTCATGCATCTGGAGGGTTTACATGAGCTATTTCTGTCAAAGTTT GTCCTATCCTCAACAGATTTTCCAGCAAAGGTAAAGGTAAACTTCTCAATGAAGCTTACCTACAGAACTCCTGAACATGattatgatcatgaggagactttgGATTCTGAAGCTACTGAGTCGATACCAGAACATGGCATTGCAAGCCAACCCAGAAAACAATGGGATGATGATTGCCCCTGGGCAGAGTGGTACTCTGCCGAGGATCCTGTTAAAG GTTTTGAGTTGACAGCCATTTGGGGAGAGAAGATGTTTGAAGAGAGCCTTGAAatggctgaggtagaaaacgcttCGTCGTTTGATGCTGATAGTTGGCTTCTACACCCAGTTGTGTCTCCATATAT GGTCGACGATTCAATTGGGAAGTTTGTTGGGTTTGCATCCCAGCTACATCTTCTAGTAAATGCACTTGAATCGTCAGGAGAGGCACAGTTTTTGGAAGATTATGTTGCAG ATAATTCAGGTCCAGACAATTCGAAATCTTCTGTTGCTGTGCCTCCACCATCTGTCGTCGATCGTGTAATGAAAGATATTTTCAATGATG AGGTTGGAAAGTCAAATTATGTAGAAGCAGGAAGTAAATTTGGCCGTGCTTTGAAAGGAGCACCTTCGGATTCTCTCTTTGCTCAGTTCTGTTTGCACGCATTGTGGTTTGGCAACTGCAATATACGCG CAATAGCAGTCTTATGGATTGATTTTGTGCGCGAAATTCGTTGGTGCTGGGAGGAATCAGAGCAACTACCGAGGATGAAAAGCTCTTCTAGTATTGACCTCTCTGCTTGTCTGATCCACCAAAAACTACAAATG CTTGCGATATGCATTGAGAGGAAGAAATCATTGAATCATGAGAAGGATACTAATCATGCAGATAAAGAAGGGACTTCAAATAGCATG GCACCTAACAAAATTCGTAAAGGATCTGCAGGCATTGTCCCTTCACTGATGCTCATTAATACATTTCAGGAAATGCATATTCCGTATACTCAG GATGCACCTTTGATGACAGAAGATATGCATGAAGAAAGGCTCCATGCAGCCGAGGCTTTTGGCAGTGCTGCT GGTTTATCTGGTCAACTGGAAAGGGATATATTAGCTTCTG CCGCAAATCCAGATGCTGCCTTTGAAGATTTTATTCGGTGGCATTCACCTGGTGACTGGGTGAGTGAGGGCAATGGTGATGGGAATTCAGCCTGGCCACCTAAAGGAAGGCTTTCTCAGCGTATGTCAGAACACGGGAATATGTGGCGCAAAATCTGGAATGATGCACCAGCTTTGCCTGTCTCTGAACAGAAATCTCTGCTTGATTCTATTCGAGAAGGAGAAAAG GTGGTTCATTACCTTGAAACTTTGAGACCACAGCAGCTCCTTGAGCAAATGGTCTGCACTGCTTTCAAATCATCAGCTGACATTCTGAACAAGACCACATATGGTAGCTTTAAATTAATGAAGACTAAAATGGATCAACTTTATGCTACAATGGCGTCAACATTAAAATCTCTTCAAG GAAATTCGGACACAAGTGATATGGCTGGAGACTTGAAGCGACTTTGTCAAGTTTTTGAGCACATTGAGAAGTTGCTGATTTTTGCTGCATCGATCCACCGAAAACTTATAGATGCTCCAAGACTGGCTCAATCGGTTTTTACTGACTACTTCAATTACTATCTCCCGAAAATGGGAACCAGCTTGGAAAGTATTTGTTATGAAAAG GAGTTCACTACTAAGGAAAAGGTGGGGATGCTCGAGAGAGAGGCTGTATCAAGCCTGTTTCGCCCCCCTACAGCTAATCAGTCATGGAGGAAAGTTTTGAGCATGGGAAATCTTTTGAACGGCCATGAGCCAATACAGAGAGAGATAGTTTTCTCAGTACTGGAAAAACTAAGCAACGGTCACTATTCGAGCCCAACTCCGCTATGTACAGATGAACAGATTGAGACACATCGGATGTATATATCTGGTACATCTAATGATCTCTGGGTTGCTCTATCCGTGACATCCTGGGATTGA
- the LOC127295781 gene encoding uncharacterized protein isoform X1, with protein sequence MASTSSNHTKHRRIGEDDEEEEEELERFDDFTIASTWERFISEIEAICRQWLADGPKNLMQKGAESVLSFENLCMVKRELKHGKRVYSMEYHFMKSAKGKYSYWDDDTHSTQLSFGVDEFLIIAPLSASGVVLDDPESTKLLSSVAIALSNCGSNWPAFVPVHDPSRKAYIGIQNMGTVFTRRFEADRIGSQVPIRLMHLEGLHELFLSKFVLSSTDFPAKVKVNFSMKLTYRTPEHDYDHEETLDSEATESIPEHGIASQPRKQWDDDCPWAEWYSAEDPVKGFELTAIWGEKMFEESLEMAEVENASSFDADSWLLHPVVSPYMVDDSIGKFVGFASQLHLLVNALESSGEAQFLEDYVADNSGPDNSKSSVAVPPPSVVDRVMKDIFNDEVGKSNYVEAGSKFGRALKGAPSDSLFAQFCLHALWFGNCNIRAIAVLWIDFVREIRWCWEESEQLPRMKSSSSIDLSACLIHQKLQMLAICIERKKSLNHEKDTNHADKEGTSNSMAPNKIRKGSAGIVPSLMLINTFQEMHIPYTQDAPLMTEDMHEERLHAAEAFGSAAGLSGQLERDILASDMSAFKAANPDAAFEDFIRWHSPGDWVSEGNGDGNSAWPPKGRLSQRMSEHGNMWRKIWNDAPALPVSEQKSLLDSIREGEKVVHYLETLRPQQLLEQMVCTAFKSSADILNKTTYGSFKLMKTKMDQLYATMASTLKSLQGNSDTSDMAGDLKRLCQVFEHIEKLLIFAASIHRKLIDAPRLAQSVFTDYFNYYLPKMGTSLESICYEKEFTTKEKVGMLEREAVSSLFRPPTANQSWRKVLSMGNLLNGHEPIQREIVFSVLEKLSNGHYSSPTPLCTDEQIETHRMYISGTSNDLWVALSVTSWD encoded by the exons atggcctccacctcctccaaccaCACCAAGCACCGCCGGATCGGagaggacgacgaggaagaggaggaggag CTCGAGCGGTTTGATGATTTCACCATCGCTTCAACATGGGAGAG GTTTATATCCGAGATTGAGGCTATTTGTCGTCAATGGCTAGCAGATGGCCCAAAGAACTTGATG CAAAAAGGTGCGGAGAGTGTGCTTTCCTTCGAAAACTTGTGCATGGTTAAGCGCGAACTGAAGCATGGGAAAAGAGTCTACTCTATGGAGTATCATTTTATGAAGTCTGCAAAAG GGAAATATTCATACTGGGATGATGATACACATAGCACACAACTATCTTTTGGAGTGGATGAGTTTCTG ATAATTGCTCCCTTGAGTGCCAGCGGTGTCGTTCTTGATGATCCTGAATCAACTAAGCTTTTGAGTTCTGTAGCAATTGCTCTGTCCAATTGTGGCAG CAATTGGCCAGCATTTGTACCAGTGCATGACCCTTCACGAAAAGCATATATAGGAATCCAAAACATGGGAACAGTATTTACTCGAAGGTTTGAAGCTGATCGAATTGGTAGCCAGGTCCCAATACGACTCATGCATCTGGAGGGTTTACATGAGCTATTTCTGTCAAAGTTT GTCCTATCCTCAACAGATTTTCCAGCAAAGGTAAAGGTAAACTTCTCAATGAAGCTTACCTACAGAACTCCTGAACATGattatgatcatgaggagactttgGATTCTGAAGCTACTGAGTCGATACCAGAACATGGCATTGCAAGCCAACCCAGAAAACAATGGGATGATGATTGCCCCTGGGCAGAGTGGTACTCTGCCGAGGATCCTGTTAAAG GTTTTGAGTTGACAGCCATTTGGGGAGAGAAGATGTTTGAAGAGAGCCTTGAAatggctgaggtagaaaacgcttCGTCGTTTGATGCTGATAGTTGGCTTCTACACCCAGTTGTGTCTCCATATAT GGTCGACGATTCAATTGGGAAGTTTGTTGGGTTTGCATCCCAGCTACATCTTCTAGTAAATGCACTTGAATCGTCAGGAGAGGCACAGTTTTTGGAAGATTATGTTGCAG ATAATTCAGGTCCAGACAATTCGAAATCTTCTGTTGCTGTGCCTCCACCATCTGTCGTCGATCGTGTAATGAAAGATATTTTCAATGATG AGGTTGGAAAGTCAAATTATGTAGAAGCAGGAAGTAAATTTGGCCGTGCTTTGAAAGGAGCACCTTCGGATTCTCTCTTTGCTCAGTTCTGTTTGCACGCATTGTGGTTTGGCAACTGCAATATACGCG CAATAGCAGTCTTATGGATTGATTTTGTGCGCGAAATTCGTTGGTGCTGGGAGGAATCAGAGCAACTACCGAGGATGAAAAGCTCTTCTAGTATTGACCTCTCTGCTTGTCTGATCCACCAAAAACTACAAATG CTTGCGATATGCATTGAGAGGAAGAAATCATTGAATCATGAGAAGGATACTAATCATGCAGATAAAGAAGGGACTTCAAATAGCATG GCACCTAACAAAATTCGTAAAGGATCTGCAGGCATTGTCCCTTCACTGATGCTCATTAATACATTTCAGGAAATGCATATTCCGTATACTCAG GATGCACCTTTGATGACAGAAGATATGCATGAAGAAAGGCTCCATGCAGCCGAGGCTTTTGGCAGTGCTGCT GGTTTATCTGGTCAACTGGAAAGGGATATATTAGCTTCTG ACATGTCTGCCTTTAAAGCCGCAAATCCAGATGCTGCCTTTGAAGATTTTATTCGGTGGCATTCACCTGGTGACTGGGTGAGTGAGGGCAATGGTGATGGGAATTCAGCCTGGCCACCTAAAGGAAGGCTTTCTCAGCGTATGTCAGAACACGGGAATATGTGGCGCAAAATCTGGAATGATGCACCAGCTTTGCCTGTCTCTGAACAGAAATCTCTGCTTGATTCTATTCGAGAAGGAGAAAAG GTGGTTCATTACCTTGAAACTTTGAGACCACAGCAGCTCCTTGAGCAAATGGTCTGCACTGCTTTCAAATCATCAGCTGACATTCTGAACAAGACCACATATGGTAGCTTTAAATTAATGAAGACTAAAATGGATCAACTTTATGCTACAATGGCGTCAACATTAAAATCTCTTCAAG GAAATTCGGACACAAGTGATATGGCTGGAGACTTGAAGCGACTTTGTCAAGTTTTTGAGCACATTGAGAAGTTGCTGATTTTTGCTGCATCGATCCACCGAAAACTTATAGATGCTCCAAGACTGGCTCAATCGGTTTTTACTGACTACTTCAATTACTATCTCCCGAAAATGGGAACCAGCTTGGAAAGTATTTGTTATGAAAAG GAGTTCACTACTAAGGAAAAGGTGGGGATGCTCGAGAGAGAGGCTGTATCAAGCCTGTTTCGCCCCCCTACAGCTAATCAGTCATGGAGGAAAGTTTTGAGCATGGGAAATCTTTTGAACGGCCATGAGCCAATACAGAGAGAGATAGTTTTCTCAGTACTGGAAAAACTAAGCAACGGTCACTATTCGAGCCCAACTCCGCTATGTACAGATGAACAGATTGAGACACATCGGATGTATATATCTGGTACATCTAATGATCTCTGGGTTGCTCTATCCGTGACATCCTGGGATTGA